One Fictibacillus halophilus genomic window, TTGTTACATTTATGGAACGTGGGCAGCGGTTACAGGTTTAATGGCATGTGGTGTTCATCCAAGAGATAAAGAAATTCAGAAAGCGAAATACTGGTTGCTATCGATTCAAAATCAAGATGGTGGTTGGGGTGAATCATGTGCAAGTGATTCAAAGAGAACCTACGTTAGCTTGAATGAAAGTACACCTTCTCAAACAGCTTGGGCGCTTCATGCATTAACTTCAATCTACGACCAATCCATTCCGGAAATGGAGGAAGCTGCTACATGGTTGCTATCTAAACAAGAAAGAGCCAGCTATCCAACTGGAGCTGGCTTACCTGGTGCATTTTATATTCGTTATCATAGTTATGATAAAATTTGGCCACTTCTTGCACTTTCTCACTATTATAAAAAGTTTTATTGAGAAGAATCTTCTTCATGTTGATCCTGATTCTTATCTTTTTTTCGCAAAATACCTATACCCAATACAACAAGTAAAACGAGATATAAAGTAAACCACCATAACGTCCAATTTCGTCCTACAAAATCTGTAAACTCCATTGCATTCGTGTGGATATGGTTACTCATCGCCCAAATCAATAGTCCTGCAGGAAGTAGAAAAGGATGGTAGTTGGGAAACTTAGATAGATGCTGTAATCCTTTCAACGCTGTAAAAAGACTTACAACAATCTTAACAAGTATGCCAAATATCCAAACAACACCTATTATGACCTCTACCCTTTCAAAGATATTAATGATTGATATATCTCTCATCAATTCATAAGTAGGGTAGCTTTGTCTTCTTACCATATAAGCTCCTTCTACACCTACAGCTATAAATACGGTTAAGATAAGAGCCACTCCACCAAACAAGATTCCTGCTAGATAATTTTTGGAGAGTTTATGTTTGTTTTTCACATAGGTGAGAACACTTCCTAACAGAATGATCTCGATAAACGGAAATCCCGTCGTCGTGTATGCGCCTTGTGATATTTTTAATAACCCTTGTTCAAAATAAGGCTGTAGATGTGCAAATCTAAACTGATTTGTAGTAAGTGCTAACGAACTAATAAAGAAGAGGATCATAAAAGGTGTTAGAAATTCGTTTACACGCCCAATATTGTTTAATCCATAAAAGCAAGAATAGACGGCAAGTAAGATGATCATGATCTGAAAGGTCCATGGACTTGATTCTGGAATGACGTTCGAAATCATAAAGTTACTAAGATTCCGAACGACATAGGAAGCTAAATGAAGAGCATAAAAGATGATTATGATATTTAATACCGTTCCAAGCACTTTCCCCCCAGCGACTTCGGTTATTCGAAAGATTGAGCGAAACTGATACCGCTTTAAGATTAATATCCAAGTTACATTCAAGATCAATCCAATCACTACCGCAATAAACATGGATATCCAAGCATCTTGAGCGGAAAAGAAAGCGGTTAAGTTTGGTGCCATTAACAAGGAACTGCCCATTATAAAACTGACTACGATTAAAACAAGCTGCCATCGATTTATAGTATGGTTCATGTTTATCCTCCAAACATCAGTTTATATAATGGTGAATATAGAGCATCAATCCATTTAGAAAAAGGAAGCCATTGTCTATTCGAGAGAAAACTTGCCAAGTTTATCATCGAGAAGATCCAAAAGATCGTAAGTGTAATTTTATAGGATTTACTTTTGCTCATGAATGGTTTCCACCCTCGCTCCTACAGATTCAAGTTTAATGGACACATTCGTTTCAAGTTCTACATTAGAAAACTCGTCTTTCCAATTTTCTTTGTATTTCTTCCAAACTTCGGGATCCTTGTTATAAAGCAATTTCCCAAATCCAAATACATCTGTCTTTTCATCCTGTGCTTTTTTCACAGTACCTTTTATATGTCTCGCTAATTCTTCGTTCACTCGTTTTTCCATCTCAAGGAGCGTTTTAGGATCTCCGACATCAACTGCACATGTAACTTCTTGTAAGATTGCTTTGCCTTTAACATTTACAACGTATTTTAATTTTCCATCCTTATAATGGACCTTTGTTTTTGAGTCCACACTTTTTACCATAAATCCTACGTTGCCTTTCTTACTATCACATTTGTGACTCAAAATAAAGATATCCTTCACTTTTCGATTGATAATAGACCAGCCTCTCGTCTGATCATTGTTCAACCATGTCACCATTTTTTCTTTTTTGAAAACAGCCAATCCTGAAATTCGATAAGTCTTATCATTC contains:
- a CDS encoding GerAB/ArcD/ProY family transporter; amino-acid sequence: MNHTINRWQLVLIVVSFIMGSSLLMAPNLTAFFSAQDAWISMFIAVVIGLILNVTWILILKRYQFRSIFRITEVAGGKVLGTVLNIIIIFYALHLASYVVRNLSNFMISNVIPESSPWTFQIMIILLAVYSCFYGLNNIGRVNEFLTPFMILFFISSLALTTNQFRFAHLQPYFEQGLLKISQGAYTTTGFPFIEIILLGSVLTYVKNKHKLSKNYLAGILFGGVALILTVFIAVGVEGAYMVRRQSYPTYELMRDISIINIFERVEVIIGVVWIFGILVKIVVSLFTALKGLQHLSKFPNYHPFLLPAGLLIWAMSNHIHTNAMEFTDFVGRNWTLWWFTLYLVLLVVLGIGILRKKDKNQDQHEEDSSQ